In the genome of Stigmatopora nigra isolate UIUO_SnigA chromosome 7, RoL_Snig_1.1, whole genome shotgun sequence, the window CCCCGGGCCCGGAGAATATCGTGATGATTTCTGACGCCAGTGCCTTTAAGCGGCATGGCCGGCTGGGACCCCGCGCCAGCCCACGGCGGGCTCACGACTTGGACGCCTCCCTACAGCTCGAAGCGCTTGAACTGGGAGACGGCGGGCGGTACCGGTGCGAGCTCATCGACGATCTGGAGGACGAGAGTGTGACGGTCACGCTGAGGATTGAAGGTAACCGATCGGGGGTGCCGATGGGTTGACCGACtcaggtgtattttttttttacttctcagGGGTAGTTTTCCCCTATCAAAGCCCAAAGGGCCGCTACGCCATGACGTTTCCTGAGGCCGAGTTGGCGTGCAAAGAGCAAGATGGCATGCTGGCGTCCTACGAGCAACTATACCGAGGTACTGTATAGCAAGGTGGCTGACAAGAGAGGATGAATTAGGATCTAATTGCATGATGGGGCCTGTTCTTTCCATTTTGAGTGTATTTGTGTCCAAAGTACTTTTAAGTTGTGAAATGGTGATGAATTTAGCCCGTCATGTGCGCTAGCTTGGACGGAGGGTCTGGACTGGTGCAAAGCAGGCTGGCTGCGAGATGGAAGTGTGCGCTACCCCATTATAAACCCCCGGCCCGCCTGCGGAGCGACAACGCGGCCCGGGATTCGGACCTACTCACCCAAAGACAAGAAGAAAGACCGTTTCGATGCATTCTGCTTCACTTCTTTGACCCCAGGTGAGATCTGGTGACTTAATAGAGaaacatctttaaaataaataaatgtagtacCTGAACAAGTTCTAAGTTAATGTTATATACTCGTTTTGCTAGATTTTgtcaatttatatatatatatatacatatgtatatatatgtatatatttgtgtatgtgtatatatgtatacatgtgtatatatgtgtgtaaatatatatgtatacatatgtatacatgtgtatatatgtatacatatgtatatatatgtatatatgtatacatatgtatacatgtgtatatatgtatacatatgtacatatgttttTGAGTgtcaatatgtatatatatacatattgacactcaaaaacatatatacatatgtacatatgtatacatatatatacacatatatacacatgcacatatatatacatatatatacatatgtatatatatacacatattgacactcaaaaacaattttgcctgttttatttaataatataaataaagatAATACTTGCATTGCTGAAGAATGTCTTTGGCAGGTTCCGTTTTCTACATCCATGGCGCGTTCTCCTTCGAGGATGCAGGGGGCGCGTGTGCCCGACGTTCGGCCTCGCTGGCGCTGGTGGGCCACTTGTACGCCGCCTGGCGCTTCCAAGGCTACGACCGTTGCGATGGTGGTTGGCTGAGGGACGGCAGCGTGCGCTTCCCCGTCAGCACGCCCAGAGACCACTGTGGCGGCGGCATCCCTACGCCGGGGGTGCGCTCCTTCGGGTTTCCCAATAAGACGTCGCATATCTATGGAGCTTATTGCTACAGGTAGTCTCAAAAAAGTGGTTGATTCAAAATATATAGGGTGactgcaaaaaaaggacattttgaagCGGGCattggcagacatgagcaaGCGTCAACATTGAAAGATGGCAAATTTGAGTGAGTAAAAACTagggtatttttgtttttgacaattttacatttttgattcCTAGCTGAGGGGcattttgaacaaataaaaattccaCCATTGTAAATGGCATGTTTTAAAGGTTTCATTCaatcttggtttttttttggatagtTAAAAAGTTCCTCTTTTTGGGGTGACACTTTACGATGATCcttgtattttcaaaaaaaatggtgtatcTTATGGATTTACTGTGATAATAAAGCCAGTAAGCATTCACATTACCAAGACTCTTGTGATAATTACTCAAGTCATTGACGTTAATAAG includes:
- the hapln2 gene encoding hyaluronan and proteoglycan link protein 2 — translated: MAFPATMSVLLLLLVGLIFCTTALISANDIPSPSKRPSGLKYLLNPPVYAEIVGRRGESATLPCILKTQPEDYKVKWTKLERGPPGPENIVMISDASAFKRHGRLGPRASPRRAHDLDASLQLEALELGDGGRYRCELIDDLEDESVTVTLRIEGVVFPYQSPKGRYAMTFPEAELACKEQDGMLASYEQLYRAWTEGLDWCKAGWLRDGSVRYPIINPRPACGATTRPGIRTYSPKDKKKDRFDAFCFTSLTPGSVFYIHGAFSFEDAGGACARRSASLALVGHLYAAWRFQGYDRCDGGWLRDGSVRFPVSTPRDHCGGGIPTPGVRSFGFPNKTSHIYGAYCYR